The following proteins are encoded in a genomic region of Gymnogyps californianus isolate 813 chromosome 19, ASM1813914v2, whole genome shotgun sequence:
- the CCDC42 gene encoding coiled-coil domain-containing protein 42 yields MESENPTAIYGGRAAPGLTWERRSAGRTWDLWALATMGDEDLSAYFRMQYRQNLLPLLRKLRLTEEDSLSPFIRLQEKKKQARQMQKALEVKEEAFRERMKVITCRWRDLHAKEAQLKTYMEKSRRILKENDKMRIQALKKASKERERKMQKERELLRVKRELEDLRNKHQKLCNKVQKYSIFNKYLEDVVKISQFEEIQEVIWRYKTLVRMHKDLLQSQQGNKEMSEQAKVLLDQYMAEKEAEILQYKNELVQLQLRFEQAQSDVLPWETCWADIQNTTAKKALKLGTIKMAIFNLFQCASMRLKANLNVPADDSHRQLNMIQQFIQDLTDISMKVKRKDMQNRH; encoded by the exons ATGGAAAGCGAGAATCCCACAGCTATCTACGGGGGAAG GGCAGCTCCTGGGCTGACTTGGGAGAGGAGGAGTGCTGGGAGGACCTGGGATCTCTGGGCCCTGGCCACCATGGGCGACGAGGACCTGTCAGCCTATTTCCGCATGCAGTACAGGCAGAACCTCCTGCCCTTGCTCAG GAAACTCAGACTGACAGAGGAGGACTCTCTGTCTCCATTTATTCGCCTccaggagaagaagaaacaagCTCGACAGATGCAAAAGGCTCTGGAGGTGAAGGAAGAG GCCTTCAGGGAGAGGATGAAAGTCATAACCTGCCGGTGGAGGGACCTTCACGCCAAGGAGGCTCAGCTGAAAACCTACATGGAGAAATCTAGGAGGATTTTAAAG GAAAATGATAAGATGCGAATCCAAGCCCTGAAGAAAGCcagcaaagagagagagaggaagatgcAAAAGGAACGTGAGCTTTTGAGAGTTAAGAGGGAACTGGAAGACCTGAGAAATAAGCACCAGAAACTTTGCAACAAAGTGCAGAAGTACTCCATCTTCAACAAATACCTGGAGGATGTGGTGAAGATCTCACAG TTTGAGGAGATCCAGGAAGTCATTTGGCGCTACAAGACGCTGGTGAGGATGCACAAGGACCTGCTGCAGTCACAACAGGGGAACAAGGAAATGTCTGAGCAAGCCAAGGTGCTCCTGGACCAGTACATGGCAGAGAAAGAAGCTGAGATCCTGCAGTACAAAAATGAGCTGGTGCAGCTCCAACTACGTTTTGAGCAGGCTCAAAGTGACGTCCTCCCCTGG GAGACTTGCTGGGCCGACATCCAGAACACAACTGCCAAGAAAGCCCTGAAGCTGGGGACCATCAAGATGGCCATCttcaacctcttccagtgtgcGAGCATGCGGCTGAAAGCAAATCTGAACGTGCCAGCAGATGACAGCCACAGACAGCTGAACATG ATTCAGCAGTTTATCCAAGACCTCACAGACATCTCCATGAAGGTGAAACGGAAGGACATGCAGAACCGCCACTGA
- the LOC127024039 gene encoding bMERB domain-containing protein 1-like, which translates to MEGSRTPPRYGSLESTRWPPAGAGPEDEIVSMADSTTTIDDIEGELFKIERIREILVRRESELRYMMDDIQLCKEISRLKKELQKLIALPENEKSNEEKQREEELVQQIHKLVETRDFLVDDVEFERLREREEDKEMAEFLQSKLSKSYLQKATPVKEKKMTSRGQQTSAPYMTKTGLTLLKECCGFTCSIM; encoded by the exons aTGGAGGGGAGCCGGACCCCCCCCCGGTACGGATCGCTGGAGTCCACCCGGTGGCCGCCCGCCGGAGCGGGGCCAG AGGACGAAATTGTTTCCATGGCTGACTCGACCACCACCATCGATGACATTGAAGGGGAGCTCTTCAAAATCGAGAGGATCAGGGAGATCCTGGTGAGGAGGGAGTCAGAGCTGCGGTACAT GATGGATGACATTCAGCTTTGTAAAGAAATCAGCCGGCTGAAAAAGGAGCTTCAAAAACTCATAGCTCTTCCAG AGAATGAGAAATCCAACgaggagaagcagagggaagaggagctggTACAGCAGATACACAAGCTGGTGGAAACGCGGGATTTCCTGGTGGATGATGTGGAGTTTGAGAGGCTCAG ggaaagagaagaagacAAGGAAATGGCAGAGTTCCTGCAAAGTAAGCTCTCCAAAAGCTACCTCCAGAAAGCAA CTCCtgtcaaagagaagaaaatgactTCCAGGGGACAGCAAACCTCCGCACCGTACATGACCAAAACGGGCCTCACCCTGCTCAAGGAGTGCTGTGGCTTCACCTGCTCCATCATGTAG